From the genome of Scytonema hofmannii PCC 7110, one region includes:
- the cpdA gene encoding 3',5'-cyclic-AMP phosphodiesterase, whose amino-acid sequence MNPVFPLSIAQVSDMHLFADENEQLLGMPTTLSFQATIRRLKKLRSELDLLLLTGDLSGDGSLESYEMLQNLLRPLEISTYWLPGNHDNAIAMEQILNLRLVSRRKSFERGGWHFILLDSTVPECVHGHLSAKILHWLDFQLSMGDNKPTLLALHHPPFKVDSKWLDSSTLQNSQDLFAIVDRHPQVKLVLFGHIHQEFHCQRHSVDYLGTPSTCIQFAPSSSKFSLDQKSPGFRLLRLYSNGTWESSVERVPFSYKLDLAATGY is encoded by the coding sequence ATGAATCCAGTTTTTCCCTTGTCAATCGCACAAGTCTCAGATATGCACTTGTTTGCGGATGAGAACGAACAATTGCTTGGAATGCCAACGACTTTATCTTTTCAAGCTACTATCCGGCGGTTGAAAAAACTGCGTTCCGAGCTTGATTTATTATTGCTGACCGGGGATTTATCTGGTGACGGTAGCCTTGAATCTTATGAAATGCTGCAAAATCTGCTGCGCCCACTGGAAATATCCACCTACTGGTTACCGGGAAATCACGATAATGCGATCGCAATGGAACAAATTCTCAATTTGAGGCTAGTTTCTCGCCGGAAGTCTTTTGAGCGTGGGGGCTGGCATTTTATATTACTTGACTCGACTGTACCTGAATGCGTACACGGTCATCTGTCTGCCAAAATTTTGCATTGGTTGGATTTTCAGTTATCAATGGGGGATAATAAGCCCACACTCTTAGCCTTACACCATCCACCGTTTAAGGTAGACTCGAAGTGGCTTGACAGCAGCACCCTCCAAAATTCACAAGATTTGTTTGCCATAGTCGATCGCCATCCACAAGTCAAGTTAGTTTTATTTGGTCACATACACCAGGAATTCCACTGTCAGCGTCACTCAGTGGATTATCTTGGTACTCCCTCAACCTGCATACAGTTTGCTCCCTCGAGCTCAAAGTTTTCTCTTGACCAAAAATCACCTGGATTTCGTTTGCTGAGACTTTATTCTAATGGAACTTGGGAGTCTTCAGTTGAAAGAGTTCCTTTTTCCTACAAACTGGACTTGGCAGCAACAGGATATTAA
- a CDS encoding MotA/TolQ/ExbB proton channel family protein, translating to MGIQNLFVAGGVVMWPLLAFSVLAVALIIERVRFWVKVNTRQSRLVREVLNLYRLDNVVGAIDKLRKNADLPMSRIFLTALELEEPTPDEFRLALESEAQAEIPLLKRFQNIFDTIISLAPLLGLLGTVLGLIVSFASLNIGDVGGSRTAGVTAGISEALVSTASGLVVAIFTLLFANTFRGLYQREIARIQEYGGQLELLYRHRYERGGKTYASAR from the coding sequence ATGGGAATTCAAAATCTGTTTGTTGCAGGTGGTGTGGTAATGTGGCCCCTGCTGGCGTTTTCTGTGTTAGCAGTGGCTTTAATTATCGAGCGCGTGCGATTTTGGGTAAAGGTCAATACCCGTCAAAGCCGCTTGGTAAGGGAAGTTCTGAACCTTTACCGTCTTGATAATGTCGTTGGTGCAATTGACAAGCTGCGGAAAAATGCAGATTTGCCAATGTCACGCATTTTTCTAACTGCCTTGGAATTAGAGGAACCAACACCAGACGAATTTCGTTTGGCTCTAGAAAGTGAAGCACAAGCTGAAATTCCTTTGCTTAAGCGCTTTCAAAATATCTTTGATACTATCATCTCTCTGGCACCGCTGTTGGGGCTTTTGGGAACTGTGTTGGGACTCATTGTCTCCTTTGCTTCTCTCAACATTGGTGATGTGGGAGGTTCAAGAACTGCGGGTGTGACGGCTGGTATTAGTGAAGCGTTGGTTTCTACTGCATCAGGCTTGGTTGTTGCGATTTTCACACTTCTGTTTGCTAATACTTTCCGAGGTCTTTACCAAAGAGAAATTGCACGAATTCAGGAGTACGGTGGACAATTAGAATTGCTTTATCGCCATCGCTACGAACGTGGAGGGAAGACTTATGCGTCTGCCAGATGA
- a CDS encoding CoB--CoM heterodisulfide reductase iron-sulfur subunit B family protein, translating to MLTYTLRYAYYPGCVAQGACRELHQSTVALSKALDIELVELKKASCCGSGTFKEDSQLLEDTVNARNIALAEELNLPLLTHCSTCQGVIGHVDERLKECQETDPAYVEQVNGFLCKEGCSPYRGSTEVKHLLYALIKDYGLEEIKKRVTHKLTGLKCAAFYGCYLLRAQKSMPYDDPFQPEGMENVFRVLQATPIYYKGRTQCCGWPLASYATEQSFKMAGMHIQEAIDAGADCMVTPCPLCHLNLDSRQPEVEKVIGQKLGLPVLHLPQLIALAVGVSPKELGLQRHIVSTKPVLAKLGLTA from the coding sequence ATGCTAACCTATACTCTGAGATACGCTTACTACCCCGGATGTGTTGCTCAAGGAGCTTGCCGCGAGCTTCACCAATCTACAGTTGCCCTTAGTAAAGCACTGGATATTGAACTTGTAGAACTAAAAAAAGCTTCTTGCTGCGGGTCTGGTACCTTTAAGGAAGATTCTCAACTGCTAGAAGATACTGTTAATGCCCGTAATATTGCTCTTGCAGAAGAATTAAACTTACCACTATTAACCCATTGCAGTACTTGCCAGGGTGTCATTGGTCATGTTGACGAACGTTTAAAAGAATGCCAAGAGACAGATCCAGCATACGTTGAACAAGTGAATGGCTTTCTTTGTAAAGAAGGCTGCTCCCCTTACCGTGGTTCAACGGAAGTGAAGCATCTCCTTTACGCCTTAATTAAAGATTACGGTTTAGAGGAAATTAAAAAGCGAGTGACTCACAAGTTAACAGGACTAAAGTGTGCTGCTTTTTACGGCTGTTACCTTCTCCGTGCTCAAAAGTCAATGCCCTACGATGACCCCTTCCAACCAGAGGGAATGGAAAACGTGTTTCGCGTACTACAGGCTACGCCAATATATTACAAGGGACGAACCCAATGTTGTGGTTGGCCGCTTGCAAGTTATGCTACCGAGCAATCTTTTAAAATGGCAGGGATGCACATTCAAGAAGCCATAGACGCTGGTGCTGATTGTATGGTTACACCTTGTCCTTTGTGTCACCTTAATTTAGATTCTCGTCAGCCAGAGGTGGAAAAGGTTATTGGACAAAAGTTGGGGTTACCTGTTCTGCATTTGCCTCAGTTAATTGCTTTGGCTGTTGGGGTAAGTCCAAAAGAACTGGGTTTGCAAAGGCACATTGTTTCAACAAAACCCGTGTTGGCAAAATTAGGCTTAACAGCATAA
- a CDS encoding ExbD/TolR family protein produces the protein MRLPDEPDMPSQINIVPMIDVIFAILTFFIMSTLFLTRSEGLPVNLPKAATGQAERPAQVTVTINKTGQIFLDKKPIGLEQLENEVRQQVQPQQQVMVVINADEGVNHGQVVGVMDKVRQIEGAKLAIATQKPD, from the coding sequence ATGCGTCTGCCAGATGAACCCGATATGCCGTCGCAGATTAATATCGTTCCAATGATAGATGTTATATTTGCGATTCTGACTTTCTTTATTATGTCAACACTGTTTTTAACAAGATCGGAAGGGTTGCCAGTAAATTTACCTAAAGCAGCTACCGGACAAGCAGAACGTCCTGCACAAGTGACGGTGACAATCAATAAGACGGGACAGATATTTTTGGATAAGAAGCCGATTGGTTTGGAACAGTTGGAAAATGAGGTGCGCCAACAAGTCCAACCACAACAGCAGGTTATGGTTGTTATCAATGCAGATGAAGGAGTCAATCACGGTCAAGTTGTGGGGGTAATGGATAAAGTTCGACAAATAGAGGGAGCAAAATTAGCGATCGCAACTCAAAAACCTGATTAG
- the fabF gene encoding beta-ketoacyl-ACP synthase II: MTDFIRKRVVVTGVGAITPIGNTPDEYWEGLITGRNGIGEITLFDASHHDCRIAGEVKNFDPHDYMERKEAKRMERFSQLGVAASKQALADAKFVINDLNAEQVGIIIGSGIGGIKVMEEQQTIYLNRGPDRCSPFMVPMMIANMAAGLTAIHTGARGPNSCSVTACAAGSNAIGDAFRLVQGGYVQAMICGGCEAAVTPLSIAGFAAARTLSTRNDDPTRASRPFDKDRDGFVMGEGAGILILEELQHALSRGARIYAEIIGYGMTCDAYHMTSPVPGGEGAARAIQLALKDSGLTPERVSYINAHGTSTPINDPTETAAIKRALGDHAYKVALSSTKSMTGHLLGGSGGIEAVATVLAIANNRIPPTINLENPDEGCDLDYVPNTSRAANVEVALSNSFGFGGHNVTLAFKKYD; encoded by the coding sequence ATGACTGATTTTATACGTAAACGCGTTGTTGTAACTGGTGTTGGCGCGATTACACCGATTGGTAATACACCAGATGAATATTGGGAAGGATTAATCACTGGGCGCAACGGTATTGGTGAAATAACCCTGTTTGACGCATCACACCATGATTGTCGCATCGCTGGTGAGGTCAAAAATTTTGACCCCCATGATTATATGGAGCGCAAGGAAGCTAAGCGCATGGAGCGCTTTTCTCAATTGGGCGTAGCGGCTTCAAAACAGGCTCTTGCCGACGCGAAATTTGTTATCAATGACCTGAATGCAGAACAGGTAGGCATCATCATCGGTTCTGGCATTGGTGGTATCAAAGTGATGGAAGAGCAGCAAACAATCTATCTGAACCGGGGTCCAGATCGCTGTAGCCCATTTATGGTACCGATGATGATCGCCAACATGGCAGCAGGATTGACAGCAATACACACTGGTGCTAGAGGACCTAACTCCTGTTCTGTCACAGCCTGTGCAGCCGGCTCAAATGCTATTGGCGATGCTTTTCGTTTGGTTCAAGGGGGATACGTCCAAGCCATGATTTGTGGGGGATGTGAAGCAGCAGTTACACCCTTATCTATAGCAGGATTTGCCGCAGCTAGGACGCTTTCTACGCGCAATGATGACCCCACTCGCGCTAGTCGCCCGTTTGATAAAGACCGCGATGGGTTTGTGATGGGTGAAGGTGCGGGCATTCTTATCTTAGAAGAACTGCAGCATGCTTTAAGTCGGGGCGCTCGTATTTATGCGGAAATAATTGGCTATGGCATGACCTGCGACGCATACCACATGACCTCTCCAGTACCTGGTGGAGAAGGAGCAGCAAGAGCGATTCAACTGGCGCTTAAGGATTCAGGGCTTACCCCAGAGCGAGTGAGCTATATCAACGCTCATGGCACGAGCACCCCAATAAACGATCCAACGGAAACCGCAGCAATTAAACGGGCTTTGGGTGACCATGCATACAAGGTAGCATTAAGTTCTACGAAGTCAATGACAGGTCATCTGTTGGGTGGTTCGGGTGGTATTGAAGCAGTTGCAACAGTTTTGGCGATCGCTAACAACAGAATTCCACCAACGATCAATCTGGAAAATCCAGACGAAGGGTGTGACTTAGATTACGTTCCCAACACCAGCCGCGCTGCGAATGTCGAAGTAGCACTGTCCAACTCTTTTGGTTTTGGCGGTCACAATGTGACATTAGCCTTTAAAAAATACGACTAA
- a CDS encoding energy transducer TonB yields the protein MSFSGTALQHREKESKALRTFLTFSLVGSLGLHIGVLASGIVNLLTRVPEIKEEPIEVVVVEEAAAIEKNKPAEEPIKPVKPRVEQLPKVPQAPKQEVVKTIKTPIVEPIKPVEPVPVPQKETAIVPRKLEIKPQKIARIVTPPVEKPTPKPQPKVIEPTNTQSQPNLAPKQQPDDDLTQKLRELRNVKPTRGGGGGGGLPIATGSGSGVVATGSGGGTGTGIGSGTGSGIGSGTGSGIGSGTGSGIGSETGSGTQVATAPRPRPAVTKFDFVDCVKCDLKYPERAERRGIEGKPGITFDVDNNGNVINIKLTRPSGHNELDEALMNQARKFKLNSAAAGKQNVQLVANFTKPGSRQNREALKRQREKEERRRQQQAEAEKKREAEATAANETEAIPGRRRRRMISDSPAAPTSPVLPSQQPESTPQSLEQSPSASPSPSNLEPISPGNENDLGDRLRRSQEQPQP from the coding sequence ATGAGCTTTTCTGGTACGGCTCTACAGCACAGAGAGAAAGAATCAAAGGCTCTTAGGACTTTTCTAACTTTTAGTCTAGTAGGATCGTTAGGGCTGCATATCGGTGTCCTAGCTTCTGGTATAGTCAATCTGTTAACAAGAGTACCTGAAATCAAAGAAGAACCTATAGAGGTTGTAGTTGTTGAAGAAGCAGCAGCTATCGAAAAAAACAAGCCTGCCGAAGAGCCTATAAAACCAGTAAAGCCTCGTGTAGAGCAGTTACCAAAGGTTCCACAAGCGCCAAAACAAGAAGTTGTTAAAACAATCAAAACTCCAATCGTTGAACCAATCAAACCTGTAGAACCTGTACCAGTGCCGCAAAAAGAAACTGCGATCGTGCCACGAAAGCTAGAAATAAAGCCTCAAAAGATTGCACGAATTGTCACCCCACCAGTAGAAAAACCAACTCCAAAGCCACAACCGAAAGTTATTGAACCAACAAATACACAAAGCCAACCTAACCTGGCTCCTAAGCAGCAACCTGATGACGATTTAACACAAAAATTGCGGGAGTTGAGGAATGTGAAACCAACACGAGGAGGTGGCGGCGGCGGTGGTCTTCCTATTGCCACAGGTTCGGGAAGCGGTGTAGTAGCTACTGGTAGTGGTGGTGGTACTGGTACAGGCATTGGTTCGGGGACGGGCAGTGGCATTGGTTCGGGGACGGGCAGTGGCATTGGTTCGGGGACGGGCAGTGGCATTGGTTCGGAGACGGGCAGTGGAACACAAGTGGCAACAGCCCCAAGACCAAGACCAGCAGTGACAAAGTTCGATTTTGTAGATTGTGTAAAATGCGATCTTAAATATCCAGAAAGAGCAGAACGGCGAGGTATAGAAGGTAAACCGGGTATCACTTTTGATGTCGATAACAATGGCAATGTCATCAATATCAAACTCACTCGTCCTAGCGGACACAATGAACTTGATGAAGCATTGATGAATCAAGCCAGAAAATTTAAATTAAATTCTGCTGCGGCTGGAAAACAGAACGTACAGTTGGTAGCTAATTTCACTAAGCCAGGATCGCGACAAAATCGAGAAGCCCTGAAGCGTCAGAGAGAAAAAGAAGAACGCAGACGCCAACAACAAGCAGAAGCTGAGAAGAAACGCGAAGCCGAAGCTACAGCAGCGAATGAAACTGAGGCAATTCCCGGACGCAGGCGGCGGAGAATGATATCCGATTCTCCAGCAGCACCAACTTCTCCAGTTTTACCCTCCCAACAACCAGAAAGTACACCTCAGTCTCTAGAACAATCTCCTTCTGCTAGCCCAAGCCCAAGCAATTTGGAGCCAATATCACCTGGCAATGAGAACGATTTAGGCGATCGCTTGCGTCGTTCTCAAGAGCAACCCCAACCTTAA
- the acpP gene encoding acyl carrier protein — protein MSQTEIFEKVKKIVADQLSVDIESISPQSNFANDLGADSLDTVELVMALEEEFDIEIPDEAAEKITTVQEAVEYINNKVAASA, from the coding sequence ATGAGTCAAACGGAAATTTTTGAAAAAGTCAAGAAAATCGTTGCAGATCAGCTGAGTGTTGATATCGAAAGTATTTCACCACAGTCTAATTTTGCCAACGATTTGGGCGCTGACTCTCTTGATACTGTTGAATTAGTAATGGCTTTGGAAGAAGAGTTCGATATCGAAATTCCAGACGAAGCTGCCGAAAAGATTACAACTGTTCAAGAGGCAGTGGAGTACATCAACAACAAAGTTGCTGCATCCGCGTAA
- a CDS encoding serine/threonine protein kinase — MLQVEQVLQNRYQLQRQLGSNGVRQTWLASDLQALDVEKKQVVVKCLAFSETVQWDDLKLFQREAQVLKNLHHPQIPKYIDDFCIGDAAKQPLRERTLWFCLVQEYIPGESLKELLVLGKRFTEIQAKEIAVQVLDILTELHELYPAVLHRDIKPSNLIWGETGKIYLVDFGAVQDRTSREGATFTVVGTYGYAPMEQFGGRAVPASDLYALGMSLIHLVTGISPSDLPQSNLKIQFSDAAKQPLRERVSLSPSFTSWLQKMTEPAPENRFSTARQAMDALNSGLIVQDQDLSIQDIRNNSGCGLKNRVEKVPEEIKSWNWGAFLVPWFWLWQNHVWSGLLCFVPIVGFLMSITLGIKGNEWAWKSRRWRSIQHFKEHQRSWAIAGILFAAPISILLWLTSTILLVSVFLP; from the coding sequence ATGCTGCAAGTAGAACAAGTGTTACAGAATCGCTACCAACTCCAACGCCAACTTGGTAGCAATGGGGTTCGCCAAACTTGGCTTGCATCGGATTTACAAGCCTTGGACGTAGAAAAAAAGCAAGTGGTGGTTAAATGCCTTGCTTTTAGTGAAACTGTACAATGGGACGATTTAAAGCTTTTTCAGAGGGAAGCACAAGTTCTCAAAAATCTACATCATCCTCAAATTCCAAAGTATATTGATGATTTTTGTATTGGCGATGCTGCAAAGCAGCCGCTACGCGAACGCACCCTCTGGTTTTGCTTGGTACAAGAATACATTCCTGGTGAATCCCTCAAAGAATTGCTGGTTCTAGGTAAGCGATTTACAGAAATCCAAGCCAAAGAAATTGCTGTTCAAGTTTTAGATATTCTCACAGAACTCCATGAACTCTATCCAGCAGTACTGCATCGCGATATCAAGCCGAGCAATTTAATTTGGGGTGAAACTGGTAAAATCTATTTGGTGGATTTCGGTGCAGTGCAAGACAGAACTTCAAGAGAGGGAGCGACTTTCACTGTAGTAGGAACTTATGGATATGCGCCTATGGAGCAATTTGGCGGTAGGGCAGTTCCTGCATCAGATTTATATGCTTTAGGGATGTCATTGATTCACTTGGTCACTGGAATTTCTCCATCTGATTTACCCCAAAGCAATTTAAAGATTCAGTTTAGCGATGCTGCAAAGCAGCCGCTACGCGAACGAGTTAGCTTGAGTCCAAGTTTTACAAGTTGGTTGCAGAAAATGACCGAACCTGCACCAGAAAATCGCTTTTCAACGGCTCGTCAAGCAATGGATGCACTCAATTCTGGTTTGATTGTACAAGACCAAGATTTGTCAATTCAAGACATTAGAAATAATTCTGGATGCGGTCTGAAAAATCGTGTAGAAAAAGTTCCAGAAGAAATCAAAAGTTGGAACTGGGGTGCTTTTTTAGTGCCTTGGTTTTGGTTGTGGCAAAATCACGTGTGGAGTGGATTGCTCTGTTTTGTACCAATCGTAGGTTTTCTGATGTCTATTACACTTGGTATAAAGGGGAATGAATGGGCTTGGAAAAGTAGACGTTGGCGCAGTATTCAACACTTTAAAGAACATCAAAGAAGCTGGGCTATTGCAGGAATTCTATTCGCAGCACCTATCAGTATTCTGTTATGGCTTACTAGCACTATCTTGCTAGTAAGCGTTTTTTTACCATAA